CCAAGAAGCGATCTACTTCCGCCAAAGTGTTGTAAAGATAAACGCTAGCCCGTGCTGTCGATTGCACCTTCAAGTAGCGATGCAACGGCTGCGTGCAGTGGTGGCCGGCCCGGATGGCAATGCCATGCTCATCTAGTAACGTTGACAGATCGTGAGGGTGAATCGCCTCTGCCGAAAAACTGACCAA
The DNA window shown above is from Thermostichus vulcanus str. 'Rupite' and carries:
- a CDS encoding aminotransferase class V-fold PLP-dependent enzyme, with product LVSFSAEAIHPHDLSTLLDEHGIAIRAGHHCTQPLHRYLKVQSTARASVYLYNTLAEVDRFLEVLAEAVEFFSVALS